From Pusillibacter faecalis, one genomic window encodes:
- a CDS encoding HU family DNA-binding protein: MNKGELIAGMAEESGVSKADAEKVLNAFLSQVEKALCAGDKVQLTGFGSFEVKERAERTGRNPKTNEPIVIPAGKMPVFKAGKVLKDAIK; this comes from the coding sequence ATGAACAAGGGAGAACTGATTGCTGGTATGGCCGAGGAGAGCGGGGTTTCCAAAGCGGATGCAGAGAAAGTCTTGAACGCATTCCTATCCCAGGTCGAGAAAGCGTTGTGCGCGGGAGATAAGGTCCAGCTCACCGGCTTCGGCAGCTTTGAAGTGAAAGAGCGTGCTGAGCGTACGGGCCGGAATCCCAAAACCAATGAGCCCATTGTGATCCCAGCCGGAAAGATGCCAGTCTTTAAGGCTGGCAAGGTATTAAAGGACGCAATTAAATAA